The proteins below come from a single Miscanthus floridulus cultivar M001 chromosome 1, ASM1932011v1, whole genome shotgun sequence genomic window:
- the LOC136484248 gene encoding uncharacterized protein, whose translation MALVDAKAAVASTSTVAAAPGTADHLFLVVLDGVETPIHEGTTLYGSAGGTVTVTGPGQLSADGLRSVLVRGGGGSGTAVRFTLCADAAAEGVGAASFDRCGAARVEGAREVSMSRCRAAEVESAGRVTLDRCHDARLRGGGALHAARCRRADVESFGGVRLARCRAARADWCGTVEVELCRAVDVTRCGAVTGERCRVVNAAGCGSVDVARAVINLVEEEQQP comes from the coding sequence ATGGCGCTCGTCGACGCTAAGGCCGCCGTTgcgtccacctccaccgtcgccgCTGCGCCCGGGACGGCGGACCACTTGTTCCTGGTCGTCCTCGACGGCGTCGAGACGCCCATCCACGAGGGGACGACGCTGTACGGCAGCGCTGGGGGCACGGTCACCGTCACCGGCCCGGGCCAGCTCTCCGCCGACGGCCTCCGGAGCGTCCTCGTCCGCGGTGGCGGCGGGTCCGGGACCGCCGTGCGGTTCACGCTCTGCGCTGACGCGGCCGCCGAGGGCGTGGGCGCGGCGAGCTTCGACCGGTGCGGGGCGGCGCGCGTGGAGGGCGCGCGGGAGGTGTCCATGTCCAGGTGCCGCGCGGCCGAGGTGGAGAGCGCGGGGAGGGTCACCCTGGACCGCTGCCACGACGCGCGCCTGCGGGGCGGGGGCGCGCTCCACGCCGCGCGGTGCCGCCGCGCCGACGTCGAGAGCTTCGGCGGGGTGCGCCTGGCGCGGTGCAGGGCCGCGCGCGCCGACTGGTGCGGCACCGTCGAGGTCGAGCTGTGCAGGGCCGTCGACGTCACCCGATGCGGCGCCGTCACCGGGGAGCGCTGCCGCGTCGTCAACGCCGCCGGGTGCGGCAGCGTCGACGTGGCGCGGGCCGTCATCAACTTGGTGGAGGAAGAGCAGCAGCCGTAG